The genomic stretch AAGGCGGCCCTGATGGCGGTGGCCCGTGCGTTAGGACCGGACATGGACCGCTGGCCGGCCTCCCTCTCCAGCGACTTCACCAGCGCCATCCGGATCACGGGAGAGGATTTTGCGGTGGCGCTGACCCAGGTGCGGGCCTCGGTGAATGTGGATGATGACGGTAGCGATGACAACACCGCCTAAACGGCGCCTCTTCTATTGACATAAAAAAGCTGGACGGTAAGACGGATGTCGGATCGGCCAGCTTTTTTCCACCTTTTTTTGTTATTTTCATGGAAAAATTTAAGCATCCAGCAGGAGTGTTTTTACTGGCAATCGAAGAAAACGATTGCTATTTCTTTTGCTATTCAGGAAAGATTAAGGAATGGAGAAGTAACCGGCGCAAGGAGGTTCGATCAGATGAACAAGGAACATCCCTTCCCCATGCTGGGCGCAGATGACGGCACCACCCACGGCGCTTCCCCCGCCTCCGATGTCACCCAAGCGATTGACAGACTGGTGAATCAGGCCCAAGCGGCCTTGGACCGTTTTCTCGAACTCGACCAGGAGCAGGTGGACAATATCATCCACTCCATGGCCGTGGCTGGCCTGGAGCAACGGATGCCCCTGGCCAAAATGGCCGTCGAGGAGACACGCCGCGGCGTCTATGAAGACAAGATCATCAAAAACACCTTCGCCACCGAGTCGGTCTACCACAGCATCAAGTACCACCAGACGGTGGGCGTCATCAGCGTTAACGAGTTTGACGACTACGAGGAGGTGGCTGAGCCGGTCGGCGTCATCGCCGCATTGACGCCGGTCACCAACCCCACCTCGACGACCATGTTCAAAGCGCTCATCGCCATGAAGACGCGCAACCCGATCATCTTCGCCTTCCACCCCGGCGCCCAACGATCCAGCGCCGCCGCCGCCCAAGTGGTCTATGAGGCTGCCGTCCGGGCCGGCGCGCCGGAGCACTGCATCCAGTGGGTCGAGCAGCCCTCTATCGACGCCACCAACCTTTTGATGCGCCATCCCGGCGTCAACCTGATCCTGGCCACCGGCGGCGCCAATATGGTCCTCGCCGCCTACAGCTGCGGCAAGCCGGCCCTCGGCGTCGGACCAGGCAACGTGCCCTGTTTCATTGAAAAGACGGCCAACCTGCACCGGGCCGTGACCGACCTGATCATGTCAAAGACCTTTGACAACGGCATGATCTGCGCCTCTGAGCAGGCCGTCATTGTCGACCGAGCGATTGCCGGCGACTTTGAACGCTACATGAGCGAACACAAGTGCTACTTCCTCAATGAAGACGAAAAGACCCGCCTGGAGGGCATCGTCATTAACGAGGAAAAATGCGCCGTCAACGCCGACATCGTCGGACAGCCGGCGGCCCGCATCGCCGAAATGGCCGGCTTCTCCGTCCCGCCCGACACGAAGATCCTGCTGGCCCGCTTAGAGGGCGTCGGCCCCCAGTATCCCCTCTCGCGGGAAAAACTCAGCCCTGTCCTCGCCTATTACATCGTCGATGGCGCCGAGGAAGGCATCGACCGGGCTGAGGAGATGGTCCGCTTCGGCGGCATGGGCCACTCGGCCGTCATCCACTCGGAAGACCCGGCGGTGATCGACGCCTTTTCTCGCCGCATTAAGGCCGGCCGGCTGATCGTCAACGCCCCGGCCAGCCAGGGGGCTATCGGCGAGATTTACAACGCCAACATGCCCTCGCTTACCCTGGGCTGCGGCACTTTCGGCGGTAACTCCACCTCGGCCAACGTGTCGGTGGTCAACCTGATCAACAAAAAGCGGGTGGCGAGGCGGCGAGAAAAAATGCAGTGGTTCAAAATCCCCGAGCGGATCTATTTCCAATTCGGCGCAGTGGCCTACCTGGAGAAGATGCCCGAC from Heliomicrobium modesticaldum Ice1 encodes the following:
- the adhE gene encoding bifunctional acetaldehyde-CoA/alcohol dehydrogenase — encoded protein: MLGADDGTTHGASPASDVTQAIDRLVNQAQAALDRFLELDQEQVDNIIHSMAVAGLEQRMPLAKMAVEETRRGVYEDKIIKNTFATESVYHSIKYHQTVGVISVNEFDDYEEVAEPVGVIAALTPVTNPTSTTMFKALIAMKTRNPIIFAFHPGAQRSSAAAAQVVYEAAVRAGAPEHCIQWVEQPSIDATNLLMRHPGVNLILATGGANMVLAAYSCGKPALGVGPGNVPCFIEKTANLHRAVTDLIMSKTFDNGMICASEQAVIVDRAIAGDFERYMSEHKCYFLNEDEKTRLEGIVINEEKCAVNADIVGQPAARIAEMAGFSVPPDTKILLARLEGVGPQYPLSREKLSPVLAYYIVDGAEEGIDRAEEMVRFGGMGHSAVIHSEDPAVIDAFSRRIKAGRLIVNAPASQGAIGEIYNANMPSLTLGCGTFGGNSTSANVSVVNLINKKRVARRREKMQWFKIPERIYFQFGAVAYLEKMPDIHRAFIVTDPVMVQQGYVDRVLHYLRKRHIYVHSEIFAEVEPDPSVETVMRGCRMMRDFKPDVIIALGGGSVMDAAKGMWLFYEHPETDFSLLRLRFMDIRKRVYKYPKLGAKARLVAIPTTSGTGSEVTSFAVISDKERNIKYPLADYELTPDVAIIDPEFVMTVPPGVTADTGMDVLTHAIEAYVSVLASDYTDALAIKAIQMVFEYLPRAFHNGHDKQAREKMHNASCIAGMAFTNAFLGINHAMAHQLGGVFHIPHGRANAILLPHTIAFNASRPTKFTSFPNYESYVADRRYAEIARMVGLPARTVEEGVQSLIEAVRHLMQKLRMPLTLAELGIERNRFMSLVPELAERAFDDQTTTANPRMPLMTELQQILINAYGG